A window from Telopea speciosissima isolate NSW1024214 ecotype Mountain lineage chromosome 8, Tspe_v1, whole genome shotgun sequence encodes these proteins:
- the LOC122670515 gene encoding probable galacturonosyltransferase-like 9 translates to MSLLQSRSFLSLFTILSLLLFLSRCSYAIRSLPATDSWDKENYHEIGGFPDGLLPTFAEAPEYRNGAECPILVPNFMESPQCYPDHVRIAMTLDREYLRGSMAAVHSVLKHSSCPEHVFFHFVAAESDSADPMVLSRLVRSTFPSLNFKVYLFRVDAVKNLISASIRQALENPLNYARNYLSDILEPCVHRVIYLDSDVIVVDDIRKLWETSLTGLRVIGAPEYCHANFTKYFSDGFWADPTLSRVFNGRKPCYFNTGVMVMDLDRWRQGNYGKKIEGWMQLQKRRRIYELGSLPPFLLIFAGDVEPIDHQWNQHGLGGDNVVGSCRTLHPGAVSLLHWSGKGKPWVRLDAKKPCPLDLLWEPYDLYRPQQQQQVVLVSLQMSITWLSSL, encoded by the coding sequence ATGTCTCTTCTCCAATCCCGATCATTTCTATCTCTCTTCACaatcctttctcttcttctctttctctcccgtTGTTCTTACGCGATTAGGTCTCTCCCTGCTACGGATTCTTGGGATAAAGAAAACTACCATGAAATTGGTGGATTTCCCGATGGATTATTGCCCACCTTCGCCGAAGCACCTGAATACCGAAACGGCGCTGAATGTCCCATTTTGGTACCTAATTTTATGGAATCGCCGCAGTGTTACCCAGATCATGTTCGCATCGCCATGACTCTCGATAGAGAGTATCTCAGGGGTTCCATGGCTGCTGTTCACTCTGTTCTCAAGCATTCTTCGTGTCCCGAACATGTCTTCTTTCACTTCGTCGCTGCAGAATCCGATTCGGCTGATCCTATGGTCCTCTCCCGACTCGTTCGCTCGACTTTTCCCTCCCTCAATTTCAAGGTTTATCTCTTCAGAGTCGATGCCGTCAAGAATCTCATCTCTGCTTCAATCCGGCAAGCGCTCGAGAATCCGCTCAACTACGCGAGGAACTATCTCTCCGACATACTCGAGCCCTGTGTTCACCGTGTGATCTATCTTGACTCCGATGTCATCGTTGTAGACGATATTAGGAAGCTTTGGGAAACCTCGCTTACTGGGTTGCGCGTCATTGGAGCACCAGAGTATTGTCACGCTAATTTCACCAAGTATTTCTCTGATGGTTTCTGGGCTGATCCGACCTTGTCGAGGGTTTTTAATGGCAGAAAGCCCTGCTACTTCAATACCGGTGTGATGGTTATGGATCTTGACAGATGGAGGCAAGGAAATTACGGGAAGAAGATTGAGGGTTGGATGCAGTTGCAGAAACGCAGGAGAATTTACGAGTTGGGTTCCCTTCCACCATTCTTGCTGATTTTTGCTGGAGATGTTGAGCCTATTGACCACCAATGGAACCAACATGGTCTCGGTGGGGATAATGTGGTGGGTAGTTGCAGAACTTTACATCCCGGCGCTGTGAGTTTGCTACATTGGAGTGGGAAGGGGAAACCATGGGTGAGACTTGATGCAAAGAAGCCATGTCCTCTTGATTTGCTGTGGGAGCCTTACGATCTCTACAGACctcaacagcaacaacaagTAGTATTGGTCTCACTACAAATGTCGATTACTTGGCTTTCTTCATTGTAA